From Tiliqua scincoides isolate rTilSci1 chromosome 2, rTilSci1.hap2, whole genome shotgun sequence, the proteins below share one genomic window:
- the OMD gene encoding osteomodulin: MGILNQLLTIPLLFGAIVFCQYENHDFEDEYDNELDNEYPSVFHFIPSVEYTIPHPTTPAVCAKECFCSPAFPLSMNCDHRKLQIIPSIPAHIQQIYLQHNDIEAVHVESFVNASALKEINLSHNKIKSHMIDPGVFKKLSNLVQLHLEHNLLEEISLTLPKGLERLILGFNKIVRLPSKALEGLVNLTMLDLCHNYLDDSQLKGIHFSDMKSLMQINLCSNRLQSMPPDLPRSLMYLSLENNSISFIPDNYFQKLPNIVALRMSHNNLHKVPYNAFNLSNLVELNLGHNNLKQAFYIPRSLQHLYIEDNAIEVLNVTLMCPSMDPRNFNHLTYIRVDHNKLTAPISTYAFFCFPHIRSIYYGEQKLTANQRTQLRTPVFRRYLTPEEYDEEDDDHEEQEPGGRDDDYFDPYLY, translated from the exons ATGGGAATCCTAAACCAGCTATTAACTATTCCTCTTCTCTTTGGAGCCATAGTGTTTTGTCAGTACGAAAACCATGACTTTGAGGATGAATACGATAATGAACTGGATAACGAATATCCatctgtttttcattttattcCTAGTGTAGAATACACCATTCCTCACCCTACTACACCTGCTGTGTGTGCTAAAGAATGCTTTTGTTCACCTGCTTTTCCATTATCAATGAACTGTGACCATCGTAAGCTCCAGATAATACCAAGCATCCCTGCTCACATCCAACAGATTTATCTACAGCATAATGATATTGAAGCTGTGCATGTTGAATCATTTGTTAATGCTAGTGCCTTGAAAGAAATTAACCTCAGCCACAACAAAATTAAGTCTCATATGATTGATCCCGGTGTCTTTAAGAAACTTTCAAACCTAGTGCAACTCCACTTAGAACATAATCTGTTAGAAGAAATTTCATTAACTCTACCCAAAGGCTTAGAACGACTGATCTTGGGTTTCAATAAAATTGTCAGATTGCCCAGCAAAGCCTTGGAAGGTTTAGTAAACCTAACTATGCTTGACCTCTGCCACAACTATCTTGATGATTCTCAGCTCAAAGGAATACACTTTTCAGATATGAAAAGCCTCATGCAAATCAACCTCTGCAGCAACAGATTACAATCCATGCCTCCTGACCTACCACGTTCACTTATGTATCTATCTCTTGAAAACAACTCAATTTCTTTCATTCCAGATAATTATTTCCAGAAGCTTCCAAACATTGTTGCTCTAAGAATGTCACATAACAATCTGCATAAAGTTCCTTATAATGCCTTTAACCTTTCTAATCTCGTGGAACTCAATCTTGGGCACAATAACCTGAAGCAAGCATTCTATATTCCAAGAAGTCTGCAGCATTTATACATAGAAGACAACGCTATAGAAG TTTTAAATGTTACTCTAATGTGTCCTTCTATGGATCCACGGAACTTCAACCACTTGACCTATATCCGTGTGGACCATAATAAGCTCACAGCTCCGATAAGCACATATGCCTTCTTTTGTTTTCCTCACATACGCAGCATTTATTATGGTGAACAAAAACTTACTGCCAACCAAAGAACACAGCTGAGAACACCAGTATTCCGAAGATATCTAACACCAGAAGAGTATGATGAAGAAGATGATGACCATGAAGAGCAAGAGCCAGGAGGAAGGGATGATGACTACTTTGATCCTTACTTATATTAA